Proteins encoded in a region of the Nicotiana tomentosiformis chromosome 9, ASM39032v3, whole genome shotgun sequence genome:
- the LOC104120788 gene encoding uncharacterized protein: MPDIEVLVNDFVAKLSKRKVEGSQATARLTAELLRSVVSLQRLPPINPAAVLIEAVRDIGVKLIAANPVELAVGNIVRRVLHIIREEDLSLLASKTGDLDLSAASDDEGTINHDCDPIQSAAAAKSFLRPPSLHALLENMPDKALPSNIYTSSSGGDSEEKSKADKLARTRKLKHDVIEAINILIEDIDTCHELIAEQAVEHIHQNEVILTLGSSRTALEFLCAAKERKRSFRVVVAEGAPRYQGHALAKELVGRGLQATVVTDSAIFAMISRVNMVIVGVHAMMANGGVIAPVGMNMVALAAQKHAVPFVVVAGIHKLCPSYPHNPEACLNDMRSPAELLEFGQFSNCMDFGMDSRAPLVQVVNPGFDYVLPELVSLLITDIGGHNPSYMYRLISDYYSADDFDLQGKQRK, from the exons ATGCCAGACATTGAAGTGCTTGTGAATGATTTTGTTGCAAAGCTCAGCAAACG TAAGGTTGAAGGGTCACAAGCAACTGCTCGGTTAACGGCGGAGTTGCTTCGTTCCGTAGTTTCATTGCAAAGACTGCCACCTATCAATCCAGCTGCAGTACTTATTGAAGCTGTGAGGGATATAGGCGTAAAGTTAATCGCTGCTAATCCAGTTG AGCTTGCTGTTGGAAATATTGTTAGGCGTGTTCTTCATATTATCCGGGAGGAGGATCTTTCTCTTTTGGCCAGTAAAACGGGCGACTTAGATTTATCAGCTGCAAGTGATGATGAAGGAACCATAAACCACGACTGTGACCCAATTCAGTCTGCTGCTGCAGCTAAAAGTTTTTTACGACCTCCCTCATTGCATGCACTTCTGGAGAATATGCCGGATAAAGCTTTACCGAGTAACATATACACCTCCTCTTCAGGTGGAGATTCTGAAGAGAAAAGCAAAG CTGATAAACTTGCCAGAACTCGGAAGTTAAAACATGATGTCATTGAGGCAATTAACATATTAATTGAAGATATTGATACTTGTCATGAGCTGATCGCAGAACAGGCAGTTGAGCATATTCATCAAAA TGAAGTAATACTAACATTAGGTAGTTCAAGAACTGCCTTGGAATTCCTCTGTGCCGCAAAAGAGAGAAAACGGTCTTTTCGGGTGGTTGTTGCAGAGGGTGCACCAAG GTACCAGGGGCATGCTCTTGCAAAAGAGCTGGTAGGAAGAGGTCTACAAGCTACAGTAGTAACGGATTCTGCTATTTTTGCAATGATTTCTAGAGTAAATATG GTTATTGTGGGAGTTCATGCAATGATGGCCAATGGTGGTGTCATTGCACCTGTTGGTATGAACATGGTTGCACTTGCAGCTCAAAAGCATGCTGTTCCATTTGTAGTAGTTGCCGGCATTCACAAG TTGTGCCCTTCATATCCACACAATCCAGAGGCTTGCCTTAATGACATGAGATCCCCTGCTGAACTTCTGGAGTTTGGGCAATTTTCCAACTGCATGGATTTTGGAATGGATAGTAGGGCTCCTCTTGTTCAAGTTGTCAACCCCGGTTTTGACTACGTGTTACCTGAGCTTGTTAGCCTTCTCATCACCGACAT TGGAGGCCATAACCCATCATATATGTATCGGCTCATTTCCGACTACTACTCAGCTGATGATTTTGATTTACAAGGGAAACAACGTAAATGA
- the LOC104120789 gene encoding large ribosomal subunit protein bL28c — MATMVAGISLRGPVMSSHRTFSVTKRASLPQSKLSSELSFVTSQLSGLKISSTHFISSSAPLSVPFKPSLQPVARRICPFTGKKSNRANKVSHSNHKTKKLQFVNLQYKRIWWEAGKRYVKLRLSTKAIKTIEKNGLDAVAKKAGIDLSKK; from the exons ATGGCAACAATGGTGGCAGGTATAAGCCTCAGAGGACCAGTGATGAGTAGTCACAGGACATTTTCAGTGACAAAAAGGGCTTCTTTACCACAGTCGAAACTCAGTTCAGAGTTGAGTTTTGTAACTTCCCAATTGAGTGGTCTCAAGATTTCAAGCACCCATTTTATATCTTCATCAGCTCCACTTTCTGTTCCTTTCAAGCCTTCTCTTCAGCCTGTTGCTC GTAGAATTTGCCCCTTCACTGGGAAGAAGTCCAACAGGGCAAACAAGGTCTCTCACTCAAACCACAAGACAAAAAAGTTGCAATTTGTAAACCTTCAATACAAGAGAATTTGGTGGGAGGCAGGCAAGCGCTACGTGAAACTGAGGTTGTCAACAAAGGCCATAAAAACCATTGAGAAAAATGGACTTGATGCTGTAGCTAAGAAGGCTGGGATTGATCTTAGCAAGAAGTAG